A window from Drosophila nasuta strain 15112-1781.00 chromosome 3, ASM2355853v1, whole genome shotgun sequence encodes these proteins:
- the LOC132791517 gene encoding uncharacterized protein LOC132791517, whose translation MSITLDFDIQQLDNKRPMQLHYLPAKIVGDGECTDVDKHFNNYTRDTPEFGKGILSNALRGYPLLGKRESVPKGYKGLVLQETDENQADRQLRLTGTFQDFTYWNYDKVPSKGDGYQQALVMLEVAEALAAPISEDALENEMKLQQQAKKENA comes from the exons ATGTCAATTACTTTGGATTTCGATATTCAGCAATTGGACAACAAGAGACCAATGCAGCTGCACTATTTACCAGCCAAAATCGTTGGTGACGGCGAGTGCACAGATGTCGATAAACACTTTAACAATTATACGCGTGATACGCCAGAATTCGGCAAAGGCATTTTATCAAATGCTCTTAGAGGATATCCACTACTTGGAAAGCGGGAGTCAGTGCCCAAGGGATACAAAGGCCTCGTACTGCAGGAGACGGATGAAAACCAAGCAGATCGACAACTGAGACTGACAGGCACATTCCAAGACTTCACGTATTGGAATTATGATAAAGTACCCTCGAAGGGAGATGGCTATCAGCAGGCATTGGTCATGTTAGAAGTGGCCGAAGCG TTAGCAGCGCCCATAAGCGAAGATGCGCTGGAAAACGAGAtgaagctgcagcagcaggccaaaaaagaaaacgcttAA
- the LOC132791696 gene encoding NADH dehydrogenase [ubiquinone] flavoprotein 1, mitochondrial, whose protein sequence is MNTLLLRQQLSINCRKPFCLTFPYLQCALGRAGNRIAEQTTLEVGKRELKLLDMRRNVSELRAMTLSLAMREYTSASTTRKYKHWTYLPLAKSMCSNEAGKSEDDSEIKLPKEETESKMNKNCAKITSISEVRMSVPEVSRKRKEKMLARIKEKQGEYIILDPFSVEEEVKHKEYTKFPLKTQRDPLKFPVNERLAETKDSELETVLEAAKRKAAEIKVLDPHSLTRKKPAKKSNEKLAALGSKPKVSSGSSGAKSFSTAAKSTGGATKPPPMELPPGTPPPQTKTKFGPLADADRIFTNLYGRHDWRLKEAMKRGDWYKTREIVEKGSAWIINEVKTSGLRGRGGAGFPSGLKWSFMNKPPDGRPKFLLVNADEGEPGTCKDREILRHDPHKLIEGCLIAGCAMGANTGFIYIRGEFFNEACNLQYAIVEAYKAGYLGKNACGSGYEFDLYVQRGAGAYVCGEETSLIESVEGKAGKPRNKPPFPADIGVFGCPSTVTNVETVAVAPAICRRGGKWFASFGRTRNSGTKLFNISGHVNTPCTFEEEMSMTTRELIERHAGGVIGGWENLLAIIPGGSSTPCITQKDAETSIHDYDGLMAVKSSLGTGAMIVMNKSTDIIKAIARLAAFYKHESCGQCTPCREGLHWVNLIMQRFVTGRAQVGEIDMLWELTKQIEGHTICALGDGAAWPPQGLIRHFRPVIEQRIKEREACDKAEAEAVAKAPINV, encoded by the coding sequence ATGAATACTTTGCTGCTGCGTCAACAACTTTCGATAAATTGCAGAAAACCCTTTTGCCTGACCTTTCCCTATCTGCAATGTGCACTGGGAAGAGCAGGAAATAGAATAGCCGAGCAGACAACACTTGAAGTTGGAAAAAGGGAGCTGAAATTGTTGGATATGCGAAGAAATGTTAGCGAATTGCGAGCAATGACGCTGTCCTTGGCAATGAGGGAATACACGAGTGCGTCGACAACACGAAAGTATAAACATTGGACATACTTGCCACTGGCAAAAAGCATGTGCAGTAACGAAGCTGGAAAGTCTGAAGATGACAGTGAAATAAAGCTCCCAAAAGAAGAAACTGAATCTAAGATGAACAAGAATTGCGCTAAGATTACCTCAATAAGTGAGGTGAGGATGTCAGTGCCCGAGGTGTCTAGGAAGCGCAAAGAAAAAATGCTGGCGCGCATCAAGGAGAAGCAAGGCGAATACATTATCTTGGATCCTTTTAGTGTGGAAGAAGAGGTCAAGCACAAGGAGTACACAAAGTTTCCGCTTAAAACACAACGCGATCCATTAAAGTTCCCTGTCAACGAGCGATTAGCGGAGACCAAAGACAGTGAGTTGGAAACTGTGCTCGAGGCGGCCAAACGTAAAGCTGCTGAGATAAAAGTCCTTGATCCGCATTCCCTGACCAGAAAAAAACCCGCTAAAAAGTCTAACGAGAAGTTAGCTGCATTGGGCAGTAAACCCAAAGTTTCTTCAGGTTCTTCTGGGGCCAAGTCATTTTCCACAGCCGCTAAGTCGACGGGCGGTGCAACCAAGCCTCCGCCAATGGAATTGCCTCCTGGCACTCCGCCACCACAAACAAAGACCAAGTTTGGTCCACTTGCGGATGCGGATCGCATCTTCACAAATCTCTATGGACGTCACGATTGGCGTCTCAAGGAGGCAATGAAGCGCGGCGATTGGTACAAGACCCGCGAAATTGTGGAGAAGGGTTCAGCGTGGATCATCAACGAGGTGAAGACGTCCGGACTGCGTGGTCGGGGAGGAGCCGGTTTCCCAAGTGGGCTCAAATGGTCATTTATGAACAAACCACCTGATGGCAGACCTAAGTTTCTGCTCGTCAATGCGGATGAAGGTGAACCAGGCACATGCAAGGATCGCGAGATACTGCGTCACGATCCGCACAAGTTGATTGAAGGTTGCCTGATTGCCGGCTGTGCGATGGGCGCCAACACGGGTTTCATCTACATACGCGGAGAGTTCTTCAACGAGGCCTGCAATCTGCAATATGCCATCGTGGAGGCTTACAAGGCGGGATACCTGGGCAAGAATGCCTGCGGCTCTGGCTACGAGTTTGATCTCTATGTGCAACGTGGCGCTGGCGCTTATGTTTGTGGTGAGGAAACCTCGCTCATCGAATCGGTGGAGGGTAAGGCGGGCAAACCAAGAAACAAGCCGCCATTTCCCGCAGACATTGGCGTCTTTGGCTGCCCCTCGACGGTCACCAATGTGGagactgtggctgtggcacCGGCGATTTGTCGTCGCGGTGGCAAATGGTTTGCTAGCTTTGGACGCACTCGCAACTCGGGCACCAAGCTCTTCAACATCTCGGGACATGTGAACACGCCTTGCACCTTTGAGGAGGAGATGTCGATGACGACACGTGAACTAATTGAGCGACACGCTGGCGGCGTCATTGGGGGCTGGGAGAACCTGTTGGCCATCATACCAGGCGGCTCCTCAACGCCTTGCATTACACAAAAGGATGCAGAGACATCCATACACGACTACGACGGCCTGATGGCAGTGAAATCCTCTCTCGGCACCGGTGCCATGATTGTGATGAACAAGAGCACGGACATCATCAAGGCGATTGCCCGCTTGGCTGCCTTTTACAAGCATGAAAGCTGTGGTCAGTGCACTCCATGTCGAGAGGGCCTCCACTGGGTGAATCTCATTATGCAGCGCTTTGTCACTGGTCGTGCTCAAGTCGGCGAGATTGATATGCTCTGGGAGCTGACTAAGCAGATCGAGGGACACACTATTTGTGCGCTGGGCGATGGCGCCGCTTGGCCGCCACAGGGACTCATTCGACACTTTCGTCCGGTCATCGAACAGCGCATTAAGGAGCGTGAGGCATGCGAcaaagccgaagccgaagctgtCGCAAAGGCCCCCATAAATGTTTAA